The following coding sequences lie in one Odocoileus virginianus isolate 20LAN1187 ecotype Illinois chromosome 13, Ovbor_1.2, whole genome shotgun sequence genomic window:
- the LOC110147161 gene encoding large ribosomal subunit protein eL43, which yields MAKRTKKVGIVGKYGTRYGASLRKMVKKIEISQHAKYTCSFCGKTKMKKRAVGIWHCGSCMKTVAGGAWTYNTTSAVTVKSAIRRLKELKDQEKHHHLIMLLAYNKWANLCNKKKKKKESAQSLAPWPLSPEHKTSLSHTPPPALSSTCQKSP from the coding sequence ATGGCGAAACGCACCAAGAAGGTAGGAATCGTGGGCAAATACGGGACCCGTTATGGTGCCTCCCTCAGGAAAATggtgaagaaaattgaaattagcCAGCACGCCAAGTATACCTGCTCCTTCTGTGGCAAAACCAAGATGAAGAAAAGAGCTGTGGGCATTTGGCACTGTGGTTCCTGCATGAAGACAGTAGCTGGTGGTGCCTGGACCTACAACACCACTTCTGCTGTCACAGTAAAGTCTGCCATCAGAAGACTGAAGGAATTGAAGGACCAGGAGAAGCACCACCATTTGATAATGTTGCTAGCCTATAATAAATGGGCTAATTtatgtaacaaaaaaaaaaaaaaaaaagaatcagcacAGTCTTTGGCTCCTTGGCCTCTATCACCTGAACACAAAACTTCTCTCTCTCATACCCCACCTCCAGCTCTCAGCTCTACCTGTCAGAAATCTCCATGA